A stretch of Microtus pennsylvanicus isolate mMicPen1 chromosome 5, mMicPen1.hap1, whole genome shotgun sequence DNA encodes these proteins:
- the LOC142849832 gene encoding uncharacterized protein LOC142849832, with amino-acid sequence MLARCPSPSSSSRSGAVRRGHSAPASGRRRRKAQRKGKGRTEAARAAAPVPSGCAGARREARYFSLQIGSLQGLAATRKCTLAQRAAKRAGQGRHSPAQPHATLEALGRRGGPEAGAVTPPAFAFLPPPLLPRGARHVGRRELRRASPRSPGWPRLGRAPTTPAQPTCPLLGPEAPTSSWALRRPPVPSQAREVRRGPATGGTCVPRSQIRETVPAAGARGDRSVYWNLSRCVRYEKPNVFTHLKILSFCCLDVAGAVLKALPWVGSPASLRPWGPEGRFARCPFTSPQVSRSSAVGIWTPNEDGALRPREPRQHLGWIPWP; translated from the exons ATGCTGGCCCGGTGTCCTtcgccctcctcctcctcccggaGTGGCGCAGTGAGGCGCGGGCACAGCGCCCCAGCCAGCGGCCGCAG gaggaggaaagcgcagagaaaaggaaagggaaggacgGAAGCGGCGCGGGCCGCTGCTCCGGTGCCCTCTGGCTGCGCAGGAGCGAGGCGGGAGGCGAG ATACTTCTCACTACAAATCGGCTCTCTCCAGGGATTAGCGGCTACGCGAAAGTGCACACTGGCGCAGCGGGCAGCCAAGAGGGCCGGGCAAGGCAGACACTCCCCGGCCCAACCCCACGCCACCCTAGAGGCTCTAGGGAGGCGCGGGGGTCCCGAAGCCGGTGCGGTGACTCCACCCGCCTTcgctttccttcctcctccgcTCCTTCCACGTGGGGCCCGCCACGTGGGGAGACGCGAGCTCCGGCGGGCCTCGCCGCGGTCCCCAGGGTGGCCCCGGCTCGGTAGGGCCCCCACCACGCCCGCGCAGCCGACCTGCCCTCTACTCGGCCCCGAGGCTCCAACTTCCTCTTGGGCCCTGCGCAGGCCACCGGTGCCGTCCCAGGCCCGCGAGGTCAGGCGCGGGCCGGCCACAGGGGGCACTTGCGTTCCCCGATCCCAGATCAGGGAGACCGTGCCGGCTGCGGGTGCGCGCGGAGACCGATCTGTGTACTGGAACTTGTCGCGGTGTGTTCGCTACGAGAAGCCAAATGtttttacacatttaaaaattttgtctttCTGCTGTCTGGATGTCGCTGGGGCTGTTTTGAAAGCCTTGCCTTGGGTCGGATCCCCAGCCTCTCTGAGGCCTTGGGGTCCCGAGGGTCGCTTTGCGCGGTGCCCTTTCACGAGTCCACAAGTGTCTCGGTCTTCTGCGGTTGGAATCTGGACTCCCAACGAGGATGGGGCACTGCGGCCGCGAGAGCCTAGACAACATCTGGGCTGGATTCCTTGGCCATGA